Genomic segment of Candidatus Bathyarchaeota archaeon:
ATCCTCCATTAAACCCTCTCCTATCGAACGATCGGCTAGCCAAACCGTATAATTGGTTCCATCTTATTTATGGTTTACCGTGTCCCGGCTGCGGAGCCCCTCGCCTCGATCGAGCGGACGACCATAAACCTGTTTCTCGATGCTTCTTCCCCCTGTGGCGGGACCTATTCACGGCGGCCCGGGTCTCCGAGAGCCCAGGTAAGGCTCTAGTCGAGATGGATGGAAGGCGCTCAGGCATAAGGTAGGGCGTTAAGGCTCCTATCCCGCTTTACCCTTTCCCGGGAGCGCTCGCATCTGCCGGGCGTGGAGGAGGGGCACTCGTTCAGGAGGTTAACATTTAATTATTTTATCCATATAATATGGGGTTTAGGGGTGGCTTGCCTGTTTAGCTGGATGCCCCTGCATTAGGGTTGATGGATCATGTCCGAGATGAGTGCAAGTGAGGCCACACCCCTTATGGGAGGTATGTTCAAATGCCTTATCTGCTCGGGATAGATTCGGGAACCAATGCCTGTAAGGCTGTGTTGTTCGATTTGGAGGGTAGGCCTGTCTCCTCCTCCACCAGGGAGCATCCCATCCATTATCCTAAGCCTACATGGGCTGAGCAGGATCCTGAGTGGTGGTGGCATGCCGCCGCCGAGGCCGTGGCTGAGGCCTTGGAGAAATCCCATGTGGATCCCGGGGATATAGAGGGGGTGGGGCTGGATTCTCAGAGGGAGGCTGTGGTCCTGATTGGGAAGGATGGGAGGAGCATCTCTAACAGTATTATATGGCTTGACCGCAGGGCCCTAGGTAAGGTGGAGGAGATGAGGAGGCTGCTGAGCTTCGAGGAGGTCCTCGAGAGGACGGGCGTCCCAATAGACTACATGTTCTCGGCTGCTAAGCTTCTCTGGATAAGGGATGAGGCCCCCGGTCTCCTATCGAAGGCTGAGGGTATACTCTTCCCTAAGGATTACATTGCCTATAGGCTTACGGGGGAGGCGGCTACGGACTACTCCATGGCCTCTAGGACCATGCTCTTCAACGTTCATAGGCTTAGATGGGATGAGGATATATGCGGAGCGCTAGAGCTGCCCATGGATCTGCTCCCTCCAGTTAAGGGTTCCTGGGAGGTGGTCGGGGATGTGACAGCCGAGGCCGCCGAAGCCACGGGTTTAAAGGCTGGGACGCCCGTGGTCTCGGGCGGCGGCGACAGGCCATGCGAGGCCTTAGGCGCGGGGGTTATAGAGCCTGGAAGGATAAATATTGGAACCGGGACGGGCACCATGATGACCACGCCCCTCATGGAGCCCAGGCCCGACCCGGAGGGGAAGGTGGACTGCTGCTGCCACGTCGCCCCAGCCACATGGGAATACGAGGTGGCCATAATCGCTACAGGGGCCTCCCTCAGATGGTTCAGGGATAACTTCGCCTATGAGGAGGTTGAGAGGAGCCATAGAACAGGAGGGGACCCGTACGATTACATGGTGGAGCTGGCCTCCAAGGTTCCACCCGGATGCGAAGGCTTATTTTATTATCCGTATCCCATGGGGGCTAAGGCGCCGAAGTTCAACGACCTCGCCAAAGCGGTCTTCTTCGGCCTCACCCTAGGCCACTCCAAGGCCCACTTCATAAGGGCGATCCTGGAGGGGATAGCCTTCCAATACGCCGAGACCCTGGAGCTCTTCGCGAAGCTGGGGGTGTCCATCAGGGAAGCCTCCATCGTCGGAGGAGAAGCCAAGAGCGAGATGTGGAACCAGATGAAAGCCGACATCACGGGCTTGAAGATGTGGGTTCCAGAGGTAGCTGATGCAGCTGCCCTGGGATCCGCCATCCTGGCAGGGGTTGGAGGTGGAGCCTATGGGGATGTAAAGGAGGGGGTTAGAAGGGCTGTAAGGTTCAGGAAAGCCTACAACCCCAACCTTGAAATCCACGAATCATACAGGAAAACCCTGGAGAAGTACAAGGGTATATACAGCCACTTGGAGGCAGGCTATAGGATAGCGTTCTGAGTCTTCAGAGAGGGAGATGGAGCCTTGATGGTCCCGCGGGGGTGACTTCCACAGCCCAAGGCCTCCACGCGGGGTCGGTGGGCTGATTTGAACACCCGACACTCCGGTTTCTGTCGCCTGGCAGGCTGGATGGATGCACCCACAAAGGGTGCACCTCTACAGCCTCTCCGCCGCTTAAGGGCGGCTCGGAAGCTCTACCAGGCTGAGCTACCGCGGGACCCAGTAAGGGATAACCACGGCTTAAAATAAAAATATATCGGAGGCTGAACCCCGCCTTCACCGGGGGTGATCCCCATGATGAAGGGTTCAAGCCGTGTATTCGACCCGGGGTTATTGGAGGCTTAATGGCTTATCGCAGTTAATATATTAAATAAGGAGTTACCGGATTGGCTGCGGAGGATCGTTCTAAAGGTAGAGGATGAAACAGAGCATCGTCCAATTCCAGGAGGATAACACGCCTTTTCAGATTTGATAGAGGCTGGCAATTCGCCCTGGATTCTAGCTTAGGCTCATCGGAGTCGCAAAAACAAGTTCCCCAGCAGCTTATCGTCTGAAGAGCTTTTACCGCCGCCTAACGGGCACGTCCAGGGACTCAAAACAATCCTTTCTATCCAAGGGTAGATTGTAGAAATATTAGGGGCTGAGCATTGTATACAGCCTGAGCGGGAAGCAGATGCCTTTTCTAACCTAATTAGTTTAGATTCTAGAGGGGAGGCGGGATACGGCAGGGTGGGGATCCAGGGGCCTGCCTCGTTTGCACGTCATGTGTTGAGGATTTCAGGGAGTGGAGCGCTCATCTTCCCAGTATAGGAGGTAAACCGGAAATTTTAAGTATTACTTTGAAATTTGGTATTGATCGGGATTATCGTGGTCGAGGAAATTGTAAGCGTGACGAAGAAGGGACAGGCGACGATCCCTAAATGGCTTAGAGAAAAGTATGGTATAAAAAGAAAGGTGGTGATAGAGGAAAGTGAAGGGGGGATTGTGCTTAAGCCTCTCCCCCTGCCTGAAGAAGACTTCGGCTCCCTAAAATCCGTTTTCAAGGGTAAAAGCTCTAAAGAATTGTTAGAGGAAGCCCGAAGGATAGAGGCAAAGAAGGAAAATGAGCTGACTAAACATGCCGGAAAGGTTAACCTTCGGTTCTGAAGCCATTCTAGCCTTCTATCTGGGCGAAAAAGGCGGGGAGGCCGTCAAGGAAATCCTTAAAAAAGTGCAGGACGGAGATGCTGAGGGCTACATGAGCATACTCAACCTAACTGAAATCTACTATATTCTATGCAGGGTAAACCCGGAACTAGCTAAAGAGAAAGAAAGGAGGCTGCGCCTCTACAACTTGAAAATCGTTCCAATAGAAGACGACGACTTATGGCGTGAAGCTGCCAAAATTAAATGTGAACATGCATTATCGCTTGCGGATGCCTTCGCCGCTGCAACAGCGAAAGTCTTAAAATCTAAGCTTGTGGTGGGCAGCGACGAGGAATATAAGGGATTGAACATTCAACTTTCAAGGATACGTTAATAAATTGTATTCCCTGAAACCCCCTAATAACCTAGCTGAATTTATTAATTTATTAACTTATCACCGTTAAATATACTAACAAGGTTAAATTATAGGGGAACATAATCGACAGGATCAGGAGCTGCGAATAATATGGGATCAACCCTCGAAGAATTAGGGGAAAAGGAAGGGAGTTTATCAGGATTCTACCCCTGGATGAAGTTGCCGAGACTCATAAGCCGCCTAAGCCATTATCAACCTTCAAAGAGAGTAGGGGAAGGAGTTTTCCGCATTGTTAAGATAGGCAAAGCATCCCAGACTTCGATGCCCACTTCCACTAGGATTATAACGACGCTTAAACTATCAGATTATAGGAGGAATGGCTGATCCTAGCTTTCTACCCGGCAGACTTCACCTTCATATGCCCTACTGAGCTGAGGAGCTCGCCGAGAATCATAATGAGTTCACCGGATTGGATGCTGAAGTACTTAGTGTAAGCACAGACACGGTCTACGTCCAAAAGGCTTGGCATGATCGATCCCCTGCCGTGGGCAAGGTTAGGTTCTCCATGGTGGCCGATCCCACGGGTAGGCTATGCAGGATCTTCGGAACCTATCTGGAGGAGGGCTTATCCCTAATGACTACCTTCATAGTGGATCCGGACGGAATACTAAGGGCCTTCGAGATGCACGATAATAGTATAGGGAGAAGCGCTAGGGGGATCCTTAGGAAACTAAAGGCGGCCGAACACGTCAAGGAGCATCGCGGTGAGGTATGCCCTGCAAGCTGGGAGCCCGGAAAGGAGACTATCAGGCCGAGCTTACACCTCATAGGTGAAATTTAAACGGCTCAAGGGAGCCATAATAGATGGTTCGTTCGATTCCAGGTTTTCGAATAAACTCCTTAAATAGGAGAATGGATAGATACATGCTTATCCATGAGGATTTGGAATCTATGAAGGGAAGAGGAGGGGCCGAGTATGGTGATCAAGGATAAAGTTCAGGAGGCTTTGAATAAACAGATAAACCGGGAATTATACTCTGCATACCTATACTTATCCATGGCAGCTTACTTCGAATCCATAAACCTGAAGGGTTTCGCGCATTGGATGCGCATCCAAGCCAGGGAGGAGGTGGGTCACGCCATGAAGCTCTACGACCACCTTGTGGAGAGGGGTGGAAGAGTGGGGCTTCAATCCATCGATGCCCCGCCTAGGGAGTGGAAATCTCCCCTGGAGGTTTTCGAAGAGGTATACAGGCATGAGAGGACGGTAAGCCAGATGATCGATGACCTGGTAAACCTAGCCAGGTCTGAAGGAGATAATGCTGCAGAGGTATTCCTCCAATGGTTCGTCAAGGAACAGGTTGAGGAGGAGGCCTCAGCCTTGGAGATCCTTGAGAGGCTTAAACTAGTGGGCGAGGGCGGCCAAGCCCTATTCATGATCGACCGTGAACTAGCCAAGAGGGAAGCAGAGCAGGATTGAGTAAATGGCCTTAACGGGGATTCAGCCTGCGGATCCCCTCCGCCCCCTCACATCCATTAACATATCGGAATTCGGCTTTAACTCCATATGAGGGGAAGAATATTCTATGCCTGATAACTGGAAATCCAGGGTTATCAGGGATGATTGCTCGATAGTTCTAGGGGGTGAGGCGGGTCAGGGGATCCGCACCATAGAGGATGTCTTGACCAGAGTTTTGAAGCTTTCAGGTTACAATGTCTTCTCTACGAGGGAGTACATGTCCAGGATCCGTGGAGGAGTTAACACCACCGAGGTGCGGGTATCCTCCAAGAGGGTTTCAGCCTTCCTAAACCGTATAGATATTTTGATGCCTCTAGGGTTGGGGGTCATCCCCCGTCTAGAGAGGAGGATATCTAGGGATACCTTCATCATCGGCGACGACGAGGTCGTTGGAGGCGACTTAGAGGGCTACGAGGACCAATTTATAAACGCGCCCTTAACCGATGTAGCCTCCAGGATAGGAGGATCCATATACTCCAACACCGTGGCCGTAGGGATTATGGCTGGAATATTAAAGGCCGAGATCGGGGTTCTAGAGGATTACCTGGGGAGGCTTTTCTCAGCTAAGGGCTTAGAGGTTGTCGATAGGAACATAGCGGCGGCTAGGGAGGGTTTCAGGATCGGGGAGGAGCTATCGAACTCGATGGGTTTGAGGGTGGAGCTTAAGGGAAACCCGAAGGTGAAGGGGGAGCTCCTCCTGAGTGGGGGAGAGGCTGTAGCCCTGGGGGCGGCTGCCGGAGGCTGCAACTTCGTCGCCTTCTACCCCATGTCCCCTTCCACCGGCATATCGGTCTTCCTGGCCCAGCATATGGAGGAGCTCGAGATAATCGTGGAGCAGGCTGAGGATGAGATCAGCGCCGTCAACATGGCCCTAGGCGCATGGTACGCCGGGGCTAGGGCCATGGTCCCCACCAGCGGGGGAGGCTTCGACCTCATGGTTGAGGGTCTAAGCCTTGCAGGGATGATCGAGTCGCCCATAGTCATCCATATAGGGATGAGGCCCGGCCCCGCCACCGGTTTGCCCACCAGGACGGAGCAGGCCGATCTAAACATAGCGTTGTACTCGGGTCACGGCGAATTCCCCAGGATAATTCTCGCCCCTGGAACCATCGAGGACGCCTTCCATCTAACGGGGAGGGCCTTCAACCTAGCCGAGAAATATCAGGTTCCTGTGATAATCCTCACGGATCAATACCTCATAGACTCCATATACAATATTGAAGGGTTAAACCTCTCAGAAACCACCGTTGAGAGGCATATCGTGGAGACGGATCAGGGATATAGGAGGTTCAAGTTCTCGGAGGACGGCCTATCCCCCAGAGGTATACCGGGATATGGGAGAGGCCTCGTATGCGTGGACAGCGATGAGCACGACGAGGAAGGACATATAACCGAGGATCTACAGGTTAGGTCCAGGATGGTTGAGAAGAGGCTTAGGAGACTTGAAGCCCTTAAGAGGGAGGCCATCCCCCCTCAGCTTATAGGGGAGAAGGATTACAGGGTCCTCGTAGTGGGATGGGGCTCAACATATCATATCCTGAGGGAGGCCCTGGAATCGATGGGGAGAGACGAGATCTCCCTCCTTCACTTCAAACAGGTTTATCCATTGCATCCCTCGGCTGAGAGATATCTCAGGGAGGCTGAGGAAACCATAATAGTTGAGGGTAATGCTACATCCCAGTTTGGAAGGCTCCTCAAAGCTGAAACAGGTTTAAACATGAATAAACGCCTCCTAAAATATGATGGGCTACCCTTCGCAGTGGAAGAGGTTGTTGAAGGCCTCGAAAAGTTAACATCTTAGAGGCGAGGGTTGGGTTGGAGGAAACCCTCGGAGGTTAAGGGGGAGAGTTGGATCCCGGGCTATTCGACGTGAAGGGCGCGGATGTGGCGTGGTGTCCTGGATGCGGAAACTTCAGCCTATTAAACGCTTTGAAGAAGGCTCTAGCCGAGCTTGACGTGAGGCCTGAGAGGCTTGTGATGGTCTCGGGGATAGGGCAGGCGGCCAAGACCCCCCACTATCTGAGATGCAACTTCTTCAACGGGCTTCACGGGAGGGCCCTCCCCGCGGCCACAGCCATTAAAGCTGTGAACCCTGAACTTACGGTTATAGTTGAGAGCGGGGATGGATGCATGTACGGTGAGGGGGGAAACCATCTCATCCACGCCATAAGGAGGAACCCCGATATAACCTGTATAGTCCATAACAACATGGTTTACGGCTTAACCAGGGGCCAAGCCTCGCCTACAAGCCTGAGAGGGTTTAAAACCCCAGCCCAAGCGGCGGGGGTACTCCATGAACCCTTCAACCCCCTAGCCGTGGCCATAGCCTTGAACGCCTCATTCGTAGCCAGAGCCTTCGCGGGAGACCTGGAGGAGACCAAGGAGATATTAAATAAGGCTATTAGACATAGGGGGTTCGCCCTTGTAGACGTTTTCCAGCCATGCGTAACCTATAACCGGGTTAACACTTATCAATGGTTCAGGGAACATACCTATTACCTCGAGGGCTCCCATGATCCTACGGATAGGGTTGGAGCCTTCAAGAGGGCTTTGGAGACAGATAAACTCCCCATAGGCGTATTCTACGTGAACCGGAAGCCCACGTTCGAGGAGAACTTGCCCCTCTACAGGGAGAGGTTGGAGCCCCTCTCCAGGAGGGGAGCCAAGATGGATAGGATCGTGAAGCTCATAGAGACCATTGGAAAGAGCTGAAGATGCGTGAAGGAGCGGTTTCAGGGGCTCGACTGCATCAATCCGGATGAGACTGTGCTCTAAACGGCTCGATTTAAGTCTACTCTAATTTTTAAATAGCCGAGTCGACTTTAAGGGTATAAGAGGATGAGGGTGTTGAGGGAGTATAGGAGCCCGACCCTCAAGGTTTACATGCCCGGCCATAGAATGTTGGAGTTCAAAATCGTTATGAGGAATGTCCCAGGCGCCATCGCCGAGGCCTCGCAACTTCTATACAGCCACGGAGTGAACATCCTATCGGGTTTCCAGGAGGCGAGGGATGAAAGGTTCATCTGGGTCTTCGTAGCGGATCTATCCGGGGCGGGGATCGAGCCTGAAGGGCTTATAGAGGGGCTTAGAGGCCTAGGCAAGGTTTTGGCCGTGGAGTATTCCGAGCCTGAGATGGACGGTTTAGTCATCGACGATCTATGCTTCCCCTTGACGACTCAGGGTGAGAGAAGTCTAATACTCAGGAGCGAAACTTTCAACGAGATAATGAGGACTATAAGGGATATCGTAGGGAGGGATGCTGGCAATGTAATTATATATCAGCTCGGGGTGAGGGCTGGAGCCGAGAAGATGCGTAGCTTGAGGGAGCATTACAGGGGGCTCGGGGACCTAGAGCTTTTGAAGGTAGCTTTAAGGGAGAGGTGCGCCAAGGGCTGGTGTATAGCTGAGATCCTACGCATAGACATGAACCTATATAAGGCTGAGATAAGGGCTGAGGGATTATTCGAATGCCTCGAGACGGCCGCCGATAAGGTAGAATACCAGGGGAGCCAATTCTTCCGGGGATATTTATCAGGCCTCCTAGCCAGCCTATGGGGTAGAAAGGTATCGGTGGAGGAGGTTCAATGCGCATCCAAGGGGAGGGAGGCCTGCATCTTCAAAGCCGAAGTCGGTACGGCCTAACCCGGGGATGATCCACCCATCATGTTCTCTCACAGCTCCAGCTAATTAAGCCTCAAGAAGTCTTAAATCGATGTGGAGCAGAAATAATGGTTCGGGTGATCTAGGTTTGGCTGCTGCGATTAACTATTACAGCCTCTTCCTGGATATCCTTCAGTTCCTAGCGTGCCTATGGGCCCTATACTACGCGGCTACGAAGCATAAGAGCCGAGTATACTTCGTGTCGGGCTTCCTGTTCCTCCTCCTATACGCGGTGGTGGACCTGGTGGATTCCTGGGCCTTCAAGGCCCCCTCGGGGGCTCAGGCCCTGGACATAGTGAGCTTCATCCTGATAGTACTGGCCGCCCTAAGCTTCGCGAGGGGCCTCATGGACCTTAAGAGATAGATGTGATGTATGGATGCTCGGCTGGGCTGGGCCGGGCAGCCTAACCCATAACTTTTTTATAACATCGTCCATCCTACCTATTCCTCTGGGGTGATCCCTTGAGGATCGGCGAGACCGTGTACTTCGAGGAGCCTGGACCCCAAAACACCGAGGGGGTTCTCCAAGCCGCCTATAGGAGGGCTGTGGAGTTGGGGTTAAGGGATGTGGTCGTGGCCTCGACCACAGGGGAGACCGGTGTTAAAGCGTCCAGGATCTTCAAAGGCTTCAACCTGGTCGTGGTGACCCATCAAACGGGCTTCCAGGAGCCCGGCCTCCAAGAGTTTAAGCCTGAAAACATGGAGGAGATCCGGGGCAAGGCCAAGATATTAACCTGCACGCATTCCCTCTCAGGGGTCGAGAGGGCTATAAGGAGATGCTGGAACACGATAGGCCCGGTGGAGCTCATAGCCAACGCCCTGAGGATCCTCGGAGAAGGCGTTAAAGTATGCGTCGAGATAGCTGTGATGGCGGCGGATGCAGGCCTGATCCCGGTGGATAGAGACATAGTATCCATAGGGGGCACAGGCAGTGGTGCAGATACAGCCCTCATCCTGAGGCCGGCGAACTCACCGGACTTCTTCAACCTAGAAGTTAAGGAGGTCATAGCCAAGCCATTGAGGAGGTGAACGCGGAACCACCCATAACCCAGCTGGTCGAGATCGGATGATCTGCGCCGCCTCAACGGCCTCCCTATGGGCCCCCAAATAATTGGTCGATCTGATAGGTTGAATATGGTTTACGCTGCGGTTCGGGCTTGCCTTCGTTAGGCGGCTGAGCCCTGATGAAGACCCGGGATCCTCGGGGGATCTTCTCCTTATTCCTCGGCTGACATCCTCTTGATCCTCGCCTTAATGTACTCGGCGACCCTCTCCTCGGTGAGGCTTTGATCCTCCTCCTGCCTCTTCAGGTGCTTCTCCACAACTTTTAACAGCTCATCCATCTTGAACGGCTTTATGACGTATCCGTCCGCCCCCTTATTGAGGGACTCCACGGCGTTCTCCAGGGATGGATAACCGGTTATCATTATCTTCACTATCCCAGGGTTATGCTCCTCAAGCCTCTCTATCAGCTCAGTCCCATCCATATCCGGGAGCCTAATATCGATTAGGGCCATGTTATAGTATTGGTTCCTAGCCTTCTTTAAGGCGTCTTTCCCCGTGAGGGCGTGCTCCACCCTGTAGCCGTGTTCCTCCAAGACCGTAGCCAAGGTCTCGCATATACTCTCATCATCGTCTATTAGAAGTATCCTAGGCTGCTTCTTCCCCTCATTACCAGCTTTCATCCAGATTCACCTAACCTACCTTCCAGCTCCATTCATCAACCTGAAACATCTAAAGTATACATCTATCTATTTTAGCGTTTTCTATTCGTCACTCTTCAGTTATGGTTTGCGGATAGGGTTTTAAAGGTATTTTAACCGTGAATTTGGAGCCTTCACCGGGCTTGCTTTCAACAGTTATCTCGCCTCCGTGGGCTTCTATTATGCGCTTGGCCGTGGCCAGGCCTAGGCCCAGCCCCTTGGCCTTAGTGGTGAATAAAGGCTGAAAGATCTTCTCGAGGTCCCCTTCAGGTATTCCATGGCCTGTATCCTGGAAGGATACCTTAACGGCGTCCTGCAGGGCTTCAGCCTCAACTGTGAGCTTACCCCCTTTGGGCATGGCCTCATAGGCGTTCTGGATGATGTTGGAGAAGGCTCTCTTCAACATGTCTGGATCCAGGGAGGCCTCGGGGACAGGTTTAAAGCGTCTCTCCACCTCTATTCCTCTAGGCTTAGCCACCGATGACAGCGTTGCCTCCAATATCTCCGTTATGTTCGCAGGAGCGAATTTAGGTTTTAAAAGCTTGGAGAAGTCCAGGAGGTCCCTTAGAATCTTATCCGCGTAGTCTACTTCCCGGAGGATTATCTCTATCATCCGTTTAACTTTTTCACTCCCATCCTTCAGCTTCATCTTCAAGTAGTATGCGGCGTTGCTTATCGAGGTTAGCGGGTTCCTCAGGTCGTGGCCTACCTGGGCGGCGAGGGATCCTACAGCTGCCATCCTCTCAGCCTCGAGCAGGGCCTTCTCCAACCTTTTACGCTCGGAGATATCCCTTACGATGCACCAGATCACGTCGGGTTTACCGTTCTCGCCTTTAACTATGGATCCCGTAACCTCGATGGGTATCCTAGACCCATCCTTCCTGATATACTCCTTAACCACGTATCCGCTCCGCCCCTTCCTGATCATCTCCTCCTTTATTATGCCCTCCTCCAATTCCAGGTATTCCTTAGGCGTGATGTCCTGCCATCTCATCCCTCGAAGCTCCTCGAGGGTGTATCCAACCATCTCCTCGAAGGCCT
This window contains:
- a CDS encoding AbrB/MazE/SpoVT family DNA-binding domain-containing protein; this encodes MTKKGQATIPKWLREKYGIKRKVVIEESEGGIVLKPLPLPEEDFGSLKSVFKGKSSKELLEEARRIEAKKENELTKHAGKVNLRF
- a CDS encoding 2-oxoacid ferredoxin oxidoreductase (catalyzes the coenzyme A-dependent decarboxylation of 2-oxoacids, such as pyruvate and 2-oxoglutarate), producing MDPGLFDVKGADVAWCPGCGNFSLLNALKKALAELDVRPERLVMVSGIGQAAKTPHYLRCNFFNGLHGRALPAATAIKAVNPELTVIVESGDGCMYGEGGNHLIHAIRRNPDITCIVHNNMVYGLTRGQASPTSLRGFKTPAQAAGVLHEPFNPLAVAIALNASFVARAFAGDLEETKEILNKAIRHRGFALVDVFQPCVTYNRVNTYQWFREHTYYLEGSHDPTDRVGAFKRALETDKLPIGVFYVNRKPTFEENLPLYRERLEPLSRRGAKMDRIVKLIETIGKS
- the xylB gene encoding xylulokinase; this translates as MPYLLGIDSGTNACKAVLFDLEGRPVSSSTREHPIHYPKPTWAEQDPEWWWHAAAEAVAEALEKSHVDPGDIEGVGLDSQREAVVLIGKDGRSISNSIIWLDRRALGKVEEMRRLLSFEEVLERTGVPIDYMFSAAKLLWIRDEAPGLLSKAEGILFPKDYIAYRLTGEAATDYSMASRTMLFNVHRLRWDEDICGALELPMDLLPPVKGSWEVVGDVTAEAAEATGLKAGTPVVSGGGDRPCEALGAGVIEPGRINIGTGTGTMMTTPLMEPRPDPEGKVDCCCHVAPATWEYEVAIIATGASLRWFRDNFAYEEVERSHRTGGDPYDYMVELASKVPPGCEGLFYYPYPMGAKAPKFNDLAKAVFFGLTLGHSKAHFIRAILEGIAFQYAETLELFAKLGVSIREASIVGGEAKSEMWNQMKADITGLKMWVPEVADAAALGSAILAGVGGGAYGDVKEGVRRAVRFRKAYNPNLEIHESYRKTLEKYKGIYSHLEAGYRIAF
- a CDS encoding ferritin; translation: MIKDKVQEALNKQINRELYSAYLYLSMAAYFESINLKGFAHWMRIQAREEVGHAMKLYDHLVERGGRVGLQSIDAPPREWKSPLEVFEEVYRHERTVSQMIDDLVNLARSEGDNAAEVFLQWFVKEQVEEEASALEILERLKLVGEGGQALFMIDRELAKREAEQD
- a CDS encoding response regulator encodes the protein MKAGNEGKKQPRILLIDDDESICETLATVLEEHGYRVEHALTGKDALKKARNQYYNMALIDIRLPDMDGTELIERLEEHNPGIVKIMITGYPSLENAVESLNKGADGYVIKPFKMDELLKVVEKHLKRQEEDQSLTEERVAEYIKARIKRMSAEE
- a CDS encoding PIN domain-containing protein encodes the protein MPERLTFGSEAILAFYLGEKGGEAVKEILKKVQDGDAEGYMSILNLTEIYYILCRVNPELAKEKERRLRLYNLKIVPIEDDDLWREAAKIKCEHALSLADAFAAATAKVLKSKLVVGSDEEYKGLNIQLSRIR
- a CDS encoding PAS domain S-box protein translates to MRGKHLRGFLRGISDIDMLLVALDENGRVASASRGLRRLLGVEESEISGMDWFENFIPEGRREEARRSFQSLLSGGYLSRYEAPLTLRDGREELISWSSTALRDEEGRLLYALSFGDRLSERARAGEELELAHTLLDNISEWIVVSDEDYRIIYMNRAAKEVYGDGVGEKCFKVYQGYDEPCHLKGWPCSHLEIIIRGRREYTYTAKDSKGRWLEVLAFPMKVAGDNPLLVEIVRDITEKVEAEEKLRDYSRRLEEMVDERTRGLREVESKFRGLYDSIRDGILCNDLSGRILECNKAFEEMVGYTLEELRGMRWQDITPKEYLELEEGIIKEEMIRKGRSGYVVKEYIRKDGSRIPIEVTGSIVKGENGKPDVIWCIVRDISERKRLEKALLEAERMAAVGSLAAQVGHDLRNPLTSISNAAYYLKMKLKDGSEKVKRMIEIILREVDYADKILRDLLDFSKLLKPKFAPANITEILEATLSSVAKPRGIEVERRFKPVPEASLDPDMLKRAFSNIIQNAYEAMPKGGKLTVEAEALQDAVKVSFQDTGHGIPEGDLEKIFQPLFTTKAKGLGLGLATAKRIIEAHGGEITVESKPGEGSKFTVKIPLKPYPQTITEE
- a CDS encoding 2-oxoacid:acceptor oxidoreductase subunit alpha, translated to MPDNWKSRVIRDDCSIVLGGEAGQGIRTIEDVLTRVLKLSGYNVFSTREYMSRIRGGVNTTEVRVSSKRVSAFLNRIDILMPLGLGVIPRLERRISRDTFIIGDDEVVGGDLEGYEDQFINAPLTDVASRIGGSIYSNTVAVGIMAGILKAEIGVLEDYLGRLFSAKGLEVVDRNIAAAREGFRIGEELSNSMGLRVELKGNPKVKGELLLSGGEAVALGAAAGGCNFVAFYPMSPSTGISVFLAQHMEELEIIVEQAEDEISAVNMALGAWYAGARAMVPTSGGGFDLMVEGLSLAGMIESPIVIHIGMRPGPATGLPTRTEQADLNIALYSGHGEFPRIILAPGTIEDAFHLTGRAFNLAEKYQVPVIILTDQYLIDSIYNIEGLNLSETTVERHIVETDQGYRRFKFSEDGLSPRGIPGYGRGLVCVDSDEHDEEGHITEDLQVRSRMVEKRLRRLEALKREAIPPQLIGEKDYRVLVVGWGSTYHILREALESMGRDEISLLHFKQVYPLHPSAERYLREAEETIIVEGNATSQFGRLLKAETGLNMNKRLLKYDGLPFAVEEVVEGLEKLTS